The Odocoileus virginianus isolate 20LAN1187 ecotype Illinois chromosome 3, Ovbor_1.2, whole genome shotgun sequence genome includes a window with the following:
- the ZNF557 gene encoding zinc finger protein 557 isoform X3: MLENYGNLASLGYHVDKPSLISQLEQEDKVMTEEEGVLPGTCPDLETVLKAKWLTPKKHIFRKEHSNGVRAERSHLGVKLNECNQCFKVFSTKSNLTQHKRIHTGEKPYDCSQCGKSFSSRSYLTIHKRIHNGEKPYECNDCGKAFNDPSSLRLHVRIHTGEKPYECNQCFHVFRTSCNLKSHKRIHTRENHHECNQCGKAFSTRSSLTGHNSIHTGEKPYECSDCGKAFRKSSYLTQHMRTHTGEKPYECNQCGKSFSSSFSLTVHKRIHTGEKPYECSNCGKAFNNLSAVKKHVRTHTGEKPYECNHCGKSFTTNSYLSVHKRIHNRWI, encoded by the exons GATATCATGTTGATAAACCCAGTCTGATCTCCCAGTTGGAGCAAGAAGacaaggtgatgacagaggaagaaGGAGTTCTCCCAGGCACCTGTCCAG ATTTGGAAACGGTACTTAAAGCAAAATGGTTAACTCCAAAGAAgcatatttttagaaaagaacatTCTAATGGTGTTAGAGCG GAGAGGAGTCATCTGGGAGTGAAACTCAATGAATGTAATCAGTGTTTTAAAGTCTTCAGCACAAAGTCTAACCTTACTCAGCACAAAAggattcatactggagagaaaccctatgacTGTAGTCAGTGTGGAAAATCCTTCAGCAGTAGATCTTACCTTACCATTCATAAGAGAATACATAACggggagaaaccctatgaatgcaATGACTGTGGAAAAGCCTTCAATGACCCTTCCTCTCTTAGACTGCATGtgagaattcacactggagaaaaaccctatgaatgtaaccAGTGTTTTCATGTTTTCCGCACTAGTTGTAACCTCAAAAGCCACAAGAGAATTCATACGAGGGAGAATCACCATGAATGTAATCAGTGTGGCAAGGCCTTCAGCACGAGGTCCTCCCTTACTGGGCACAATAGTATTCATACAGGAGAGAAGCCTTATGAATGCAGTGACTGTGGGAAAGCCTTTAGGAAGAGCTCATATCTGACACAGCATATGAGAACtcatactggagaaaaaccctATGAGTGTAATCAGTGCGGAAAGTCCTTCAGCAGTAGCTTTTCTCTTACTGTTCACAAGAGGattcatactggtgagaaaccctatgaatgcaGCAACTGCGGGAAAGCGTTTAATAATCTCTCAGCTGTTAAGAAACATGTGAGAACtcacactggagaaaaaccctatgaatgtaatcATTGTGGAAAATCTTTCACTACTAATTCTTACCTTTCTGTGCACAAGAGAATACATAACAGGTGGATATGA